tatgatttcttaataTGCATGTAAAaggaaaattttaattaatagtcACTCTGTTTCGTTTTAGTTTCATGATAAGGTGTGACGcaatctttaagaaaaaataataaagagtgTTGTTTGACAAATATATccttattaattctttaatctttatttatatatgtgtCTCTTAATTCTAATATAATTAATGTTaaggataaaaataaataaaaaattaattattttttgattgtttaaattgataattattttaaaataagtatTTATAGTAAagatgaccaaaaaaaaaaagaaggaagaaagtaataacaataaatacataaaaaaataattagattctACTTAGTATTTTGTTTCATCAGATCTGGTATGTATCTCTTTCATTCTTTGTCTACTCAGTGCTTTTGGTGGTTCGTTTAATCTTTCCTCTTGTTGGAATTTGTGTGCATCTTCGGTATGTTTTCGTAACTCTTATTTTTGGATCCTAAAGCGACTGCTTTAGTGCCCTTAGGGTTGAGCCGCCCTTGTGTATTGATCCAATCAGTTTGTGTAAGATGCAATGTGTTTGTGCTGAACCTTTGTGTGAGGCTCAATCCTTTACATCCTTTTGTTTTGTCATTCTTTATTAACGGATTAAGGCATTAAGGCTTTGTTCTGTTCACTATTATCAAAGGCGCGCTTAATGCGCATTGAGCGGTTCCCTGCTTCAGTGTCTTCATCAAGGCTCTAAGACATACTTTTCGTTGTGAATGAGAATTTTATGAAGAGGATATGCTAAACCGCTATTTCACTTTATCGTAAAAACAatcaatttctttgttcatatttttgttattcatGCTTATAACTGTTTGTCTTGGACTAACCATATagtatatatttgtatgtttTCTCCATTTGCGTCTTTTCTCAATAATGCCCATGCTTTATTTGCACTTAAAGCCCTAATgaaccttagagcttttttgtgCTTTAGATAACACTGGTTCTGATGGACTTGTATATGAGAGGAGTGAGCTAGGTTGTTTTAAAAGCTACTCTATTTTCTTAAGTTCAATTGTTcaagttagtttagtttaattGGGTGGAGTTTGACTAAGTTTTGCCCTATTTAGTTGAGTTAACTCAAGTTTTTTAGAAGCTAATTATTCCATAAGCTACTTTAGAAGTTGTTTTCTGTCAGTTTTATATGCTTAAGTTTCCTTTTCATTATCATCCGAACAATATCCAATCCAATATGGCCTTTGCTCCAGTTTTTCTGCCTACAGGGTATTGCCAAACCAGTGCCAAAACCTGAAAGAAGCAGAAGAAGAATCAAGAATCAAGCTGCTATGAACCAGGCAGTACAGAAAAACACTCTGTATGTAGGTAATCTTTAAACCCAAAACCGCTAATAAACTTGAAACATTATTTATATCTTTATGAGTTCAACGTTATAGAAATTGTTTACCATTATCATTGCTATGAAGGAGACGATGATTCATGTATATTTGTTGGGGGTGACAGGAGGATTAGCAGAGGAGGTGAATGAGGCAATACTACACGCTGCATTCATACCTTTTGGAGATATTAAGGATGTGAAGACCCCATTAGATCATGCGACCCAAAAGCACCGTTCTTTCGGGTTTGTGACCTTCCTTGAAAGAGAGGATGCTTCAGCCGCCATGGACAACATGGATGGTGCTGAACTTTATGGACGCGTCCTCACTGTTAATTATGCTCTTCCTGAGAAGATCAAGGGTGGCGAACAGGGTTGGGCTGCTCAACCAAGTAAGTTTCTGCTCTTTCCCTAAATTTGAATCTAAATTAATTTAGCGTTTTAGTCTCTGTTCTTATTATTTTGGCCCTAACCATTGCGAACAGCATTATGAGTATTCTGTAGTTCTTATTGTGACAGCATAGGGGTTGGCCTCTCCCAAGAGGGGTAAGCTTGAAATTTTTAAACTGAAAACCTAGAATGTGTAAATTTGATAGATGGAAGACAATTTCGATAAGGATATATTAAAGCTATCCTTTTCGGTGCTCTTAGAGGACAAGCTCAAATTGCTTTGCACCTACTAGGTTTCTCTTCAAATGGATTTATAGGGTTGATATCCAATGCTAAAGGCATTGGTTAAATGACAGTGGATAAATGCTTCCTTCTTTCTGTTTTCCTCTCTCAGTGGGAGTGCTTTTACATCTTTTCATTTTTGTaaaagtaacaacaacaacatatctagtgtaatcccacaagtgggatcCGGGAGGGTAGTGTGTACCTCTTCCTTAAAAAAGaggagaggttgtttccgatataCCCTCGACTCCAAATAGATTAAAAGGACTACGACCACAACAAGCAATAAGAACAATAAGAAAATACAATAATCAAGGCTAGGGAAACAACTTGTTGAAATAAAAATCTAAGAATATGAAAATACAAGACTAAAACTAATACTTTGGGAATTGGAAACAAAACACTCGATTACCTACTAACCTACTATCCTGATTCTCGACCTCCACACCGTCCAATCAAGGGTCTTATCCTCGGTGTGCTAAAGTTGCATCATGTTCTGCCTAATCACCTCATCCCAATACTTCTT
This sequence is a window from Solanum dulcamara chromosome 10, daSolDulc1.2, whole genome shotgun sequence. Protein-coding genes within it:
- the LOC129871493 gene encoding uncharacterized protein LOC129871493 gives rise to the protein MNQAVQKNTLYVGGLAEEVNEAILHAAFIPFGDIKDVKTPLDHATQKHRSFGFVTFLEREDASAAMDNMDGAELYGRVLTVNYALPEKIKGGEQGWAAQPIWADADTWFERQQQEEEMKRLQEEQKAAMQVAEDLHRKKMAEEREGEKDEETETKNDPMAMAEAEILKQNAAT